From Streptomyces sp. NBC_01460, a single genomic window includes:
- a CDS encoding DNA-binding protein, producing the protein MSERIETVVLDSEGLSAWVEQDRKLLAMLQVFHDMGTDLVIGANTIVEVSHSRINIPRLNWALSRVKVEPVTEQTAKTAAALLKGAGLHGHKYAIDATVAEVALRQPKPVALLTSDSDDMTTLCGNQVRVIPL; encoded by the coding sequence GTGAGCGAGCGCATCGAAACCGTCGTCCTGGACTCGGAAGGGCTCTCCGCCTGGGTCGAGCAGGATCGCAAGCTGCTCGCGATGCTGCAGGTCTTCCACGACATGGGAACCGACCTCGTGATCGGGGCGAACACCATCGTGGAAGTCAGCCACTCCCGTATTAACATCCCTCGCTTGAACTGGGCCCTGTCCCGGGTCAAGGTAGAACCGGTCACTGAACAGACGGCCAAGACTGCGGCGGCGCTCCTCAAGGGCGCAGGACTGCACGGACACAAGTACGCCATCGACGCCACTGTCGCCGAGGTCGCGCTCCGCCAACCGAAACCCGTCGCCCTGCTGACGTCCGACAGCGATGACATGACCACGCTCTGCGGCAACCAGGTCCGCGTCATCCCCCTCTGA
- a CDS encoding transcriptional regulator has product MASQPSLSDLRRAKFARRAPAALSELAGPEHGTVSLPLHLAWSGLTTFDLDQPRLRMSYYRIVLAEGQHDDLVRYLNRGLLVRLWPTLRTLISRDVREVWERAFDELAHGAQASA; this is encoded by the coding sequence ATGGCATCACAGCCCAGCCTTTCCGATCTCCGCCGTGCCAAGTTTGCCCGGCGCGCACCCGCTGCGCTCTCCGAGCTCGCCGGCCCCGAGCACGGCACAGTGAGCCTGCCACTCCACCTGGCGTGGTCGGGACTGACCACTTTCGACCTCGATCAGCCCCGGCTGCGGATGAGCTACTACCGCATCGTGCTGGCCGAGGGCCAGCACGATGATCTGGTCCGGTATCTCAATCGCGGCCTCCTCGTCAGGTTGTGGCCCACACTGCGCACACTGATCAGCCGTGATGTCCGTGAAGTCTGGGAACGCGCCTTCGACGAGTTGGCTCACGGCGCCCAGGCCTCGGCGTGA
- a CDS encoding nucleotidyl transferase AbiEii/AbiGii toxin family protein produces the protein MNLTDLHRRLLADVLAVGGAYPLALTGGYAVQAHGLVDRLSQDLDVATENPERMEDIATAVRIGLEQRGWQVSALETDPLSARLIVTDPTSREECEVDILKEALWRPPVHTEHGLVLSLEDVVGTKVRALSDRGLARDLIDVQAAANHWSHIGLEELGRRHARDSFDLSELQARLGGADWIDDTEFAAYGLNEQAITRLRQWAQTWAGDIGERLQEQEAPHED, from the coding sequence GTGAACCTCACCGACCTGCACCGTCGCTTGCTCGCAGACGTGCTTGCCGTAGGCGGTGCATACCCTCTGGCGCTTACCGGTGGCTACGCGGTCCAAGCGCACGGCCTGGTCGACCGGCTCAGCCAGGACCTCGACGTCGCGACCGAGAACCCCGAGCGCATGGAGGACATTGCGACTGCCGTGCGCATCGGCTTGGAGCAGCGCGGGTGGCAGGTCAGCGCTCTGGAAACAGACCCGCTGTCCGCGCGCCTGATCGTCACCGATCCCACCAGCCGTGAAGAGTGCGAAGTCGACATCCTCAAGGAAGCCCTCTGGCGACCGCCTGTGCACACCGAGCACGGCTTGGTGCTGTCACTCGAAGATGTCGTCGGCACCAAGGTCCGCGCGCTGTCCGACCGCGGGCTCGCCAGAGACCTGATCGACGTTCAGGCCGCAGCGAACCACTGGAGTCACATCGGACTCGAAGAGCTCGGACGGCGCCATGCCCGCGACTCCTTCGACCTGAGCGAGCTGCAAGCTCGACTGGGCGGGGCCGACTGGATCGACGACACGGAATTCGCCGCCTACGGACTCAACGAGCAAGCAATCACCAGGCTTCGGCAGTGGGCACAGACATGGGCCGGCGACATCGGCGAACGACTCCAGGAGCAGGAGGCTCCGCACGAAGACTGA
- a CDS encoding alpha/beta hydrolase, with protein MATFLLVHGAWHSGRCWERVVPLLETAGHRVFAPSLTGYGDKAHLLGPEVGLDTHVQDVVELIHEEDLSEVVLVGHSYAGLVVSSVANEVPERIAHLVYLDAMVPEHGETAVDVQPITQNLIDLAAKSDNDWRIPPPPEMPPPLGLFGVTDPADIAWLRATLSDQPVRCLRQPVRLDNPALDSVPRTHIHCVGAEPEGIVRRPVPATQPNGSPARIRELPTGHDCMITMPGNLSELLLESTLR; from the coding sequence ATGGCAACCTTTCTGCTGGTACACGGCGCCTGGCACAGCGGCCGGTGCTGGGAGCGGGTGGTCCCACTGCTGGAGACGGCCGGACACCGCGTGTTCGCGCCCTCGTTGACCGGCTACGGCGACAAGGCACACCTGCTCGGCCCCGAGGTGGGGCTCGACACGCACGTCCAGGACGTCGTAGAGCTGATCCACGAGGAGGACCTGAGCGAGGTGGTGCTCGTGGGGCACAGCTACGCGGGGCTGGTCGTCTCGTCCGTGGCCAACGAGGTGCCGGAACGGATCGCGCATCTGGTGTACCTGGACGCGATGGTCCCGGAGCACGGCGAGACCGCCGTCGACGTGCAGCCCATCACCCAGAACCTGATCGACCTGGCCGCCAAGTCCGACAACGACTGGCGCATCCCGCCGCCGCCCGAGATGCCTCCGCCCCTCGGGCTGTTCGGGGTCACCGACCCGGCGGACATCGCATGGCTGCGTGCGACGCTCTCCGACCAGCCAGTGCGGTGCCTGCGGCAACCGGTCCGGCTGGACAACCCCGCCTTGGACTCGGTTCCGCGTACGCACATCCACTGTGTCGGCGCCGAGCCGGAAGGCATCGTGCGGCGGCCTGTCCCCGCGACACAGCCCAACGGCTCCCCGGCACGGATACGGGAACTGCCGACCGGACACGACTGCATGATCACCATGCCGGGGAACCTGAGCGAACTGCTGCTTGAATCCACTCTTCGTTAG
- a CDS encoding winged helix-turn-helix transcriptional regulator, translating into MNGTAGGESWAARAEDPCQARQVLGIVGDKWSLLVVRNLSQGPRRFTELKRAVDGISQRMLTVTLRGLERDGILTRTVRNVMPPHVSYELTPMGRTLREATAPLLEWSITHLTHIDAARAAYDARPDTPPA; encoded by the coding sequence ATGAACGGCACAGCGGGCGGCGAGTCATGGGCGGCACGGGCGGAGGACCCGTGCCAGGCCCGTCAAGTGCTCGGCATCGTCGGCGACAAGTGGTCGCTGCTGGTCGTGCGCAACCTCAGCCAGGGACCACGCCGCTTCACCGAACTCAAGCGGGCCGTCGACGGGATCAGCCAGCGCATGCTCACCGTCACCCTTCGCGGCCTGGAACGCGATGGGATCCTCACACGGACCGTCCGCAATGTCATGCCACCGCACGTCAGTTACGAACTCACTCCGATGGGCAGGACCCTCCGCGAAGCCACTGCGCCCCTGTTGGAGTGGAGCATCACCCACCTGACGCACATCGACGCCGCCCGCGCCGCGTACGACGCCCGCCCCGACACCCCGCCCGCCTGA
- a CDS encoding PP2C family protein-serine/threonine phosphatase, with the protein MASRQADDGWWSGRLHELWRVAENAQDVTGLADSLYDMLLRMPGVLAVVGTRWSGGLLHYLRSVTVAEPTSSLVEIERNYGESGAAGAPAGDPAVTVHEVSELDGAMPHVQVLAAVGTRSLAECAVPLGQDGWASFMVGTADRDAIDVTLRTRLKQVAEVAMVSDRRITARRADEVRQVSDAFLAEASLQMDSSLDVKSTLERVARTAVPAIAEGCVLHLSLPEGLKSVSFAHMDAGDQQWLGKVAAEDAWLTESLRQVLGSGQALALKGEGLRGGPFGPASSGAGRAVRAISVNPLKARGRVLGTLTFLYHRAVVAEGASQFLAGLADRAALAIDSSTLYEQRRRHVVSLQRHLLPRELPLVPGITLSAAYEVGDVSLDVGGDFYDAVPRPQGGVTLLLGDVCGRGAEAAALTGLARHTLRTLLEDGSTPEHALERLNQALVREGTSRFVTALVAVLVPHGWGFRARYWSAGHPAPLMRRADGTVEELLAHGDLLGVLEDIEYGSGSVRLAPGDALVMFTDGVTEARAADGMFFESRLRDEVVRQGAGGAQRFAERLAEAVVDFRATGADDIAVLVARAESIG; encoded by the coding sequence ATGGCTTCACGTCAGGCGGATGACGGATGGTGGTCAGGCCGTCTGCATGAGCTCTGGCGCGTCGCCGAGAATGCGCAGGACGTGACGGGGCTGGCCGACTCTCTCTACGACATGCTGCTCCGCATGCCCGGCGTACTGGCCGTCGTGGGTACCCGCTGGAGTGGCGGGCTGCTCCACTATCTGCGGAGTGTCACCGTGGCGGAGCCGACGTCATCGCTCGTGGAAATCGAACGGAATTACGGCGAATCCGGCGCAGCCGGGGCTCCGGCCGGTGATCCGGCTGTCACGGTTCACGAAGTGTCGGAGCTCGACGGGGCCATGCCGCACGTCCAGGTGCTGGCGGCAGTCGGCACGCGGAGCCTGGCCGAGTGTGCCGTGCCCCTGGGGCAGGACGGCTGGGCCTCGTTCATGGTCGGTACCGCGGACAGGGACGCCATCGATGTGACGCTGCGGACCCGGTTGAAGCAGGTGGCCGAGGTCGCCATGGTCTCGGACAGGCGCATCACGGCGCGGCGCGCCGACGAGGTGCGTCAGGTGAGTGACGCCTTTCTGGCGGAGGCGTCGTTGCAGATGGATTCGAGCCTTGATGTGAAAAGCACCTTGGAGCGGGTGGCTCGGACGGCCGTTCCCGCCATCGCCGAGGGGTGTGTTCTACATCTTTCTCTTCCCGAAGGACTGAAATCCGTGTCCTTCGCGCACATGGACGCCGGTGACCAGCAATGGCTCGGCAAGGTCGCGGCCGAGGACGCCTGGCTGACGGAGTCACTACGGCAGGTACTCGGCAGCGGGCAGGCACTGGCGCTGAAGGGTGAGGGGTTGCGCGGGGGGCCCTTCGGGCCCGCCTCGTCCGGGGCGGGCCGCGCCGTGCGGGCGATCAGTGTGAACCCGCTCAAGGCCCGAGGCCGGGTCCTGGGTACCCTGACGTTTCTCTACCATCGGGCGGTCGTGGCCGAGGGGGCCTCACAGTTCCTTGCCGGTCTGGCCGACCGGGCGGCGTTGGCCATCGACAGCAGCACCCTGTACGAACAGCGGCGCCGCCACGTGGTCTCTCTCCAGCGGCATCTGCTCCCGAGAGAGCTGCCGCTCGTTCCGGGGATCACGCTGAGTGCCGCGTACGAAGTGGGTGACGTCTCGCTCGACGTGGGCGGTGACTTCTACGACGCCGTCCCGAGGCCGCAGGGTGGTGTGACCCTCCTCCTCGGTGACGTCTGCGGTCGCGGGGCGGAGGCGGCGGCGCTGACAGGTCTGGCCCGCCACACCCTGCGCACCCTTCTCGAGGACGGCAGTACGCCCGAGCACGCGCTGGAACGGCTGAACCAGGCCCTGGTCAGGGAGGGCACGTCCCGCTTCGTGACGGCGCTCGTAGCGGTGCTGGTACCGCACGGGTGGGGGTTCCGTGCGCGCTACTGGAGTGCGGGGCATCCGGCCCCTCTGATGCGACGTGCGGACGGCACCGTGGAGGAACTCCTCGCCCACGGGGATCTGCTGGGCGTGCTGGAGGACATCGAGTACGGATCCGGGTCGGTGCGCCTGGCGCCGGGGGACGCGCTGGTGATGTTCACCGACGGAGTGACCGAGGCAAGAGCGGCCGACGGGATGTTCTTCGAATCGCGTCTGCGGGACGAGGTCGTGCGGCAGGGTGCCGGTGGGGCTCAGCGGTTCGCCGAGCGGCTGGCAGAGGCTGTTGTGGACTTCCGGGCGACGGGTGCCGACGACATCGCCGTACTCGTCGCACGGGCGGAGTCCATCGGATGA
- a CDS encoding response regulator — MSGPAGEQRIDHDLVWVVEDSAEDAEAIARALRRTHPDLELDFTDRGTGFVERLLEAPRRPGLVLLDLKLPGPSGAEVLRSIRSRPELDGVAVVAFTSSTGPDEVDTTYAAGADSYIYKPVNFELFSAVLKRAVDYWQRKARGGEEGPSAQPPS, encoded by the coding sequence ATGAGCGGGCCTGCCGGGGAGCAGAGGATCGATCACGACCTCGTCTGGGTGGTGGAGGATTCGGCGGAGGACGCCGAGGCCATCGCACGGGCGCTCCGTCGCACCCATCCGGATCTGGAACTGGACTTCACCGACCGGGGGACGGGATTCGTCGAGCGGTTGCTGGAAGCTCCTCGTCGGCCGGGGCTCGTCCTTCTGGACCTGAAGCTGCCCGGTCCCAGCGGGGCCGAAGTGCTGCGGTCGATCCGGTCCCGGCCGGAACTGGACGGCGTGGCCGTCGTCGCCTTCACCTCGTCCACCGGGCCGGACGAGGTGGACACGACCTATGCGGCAGGCGCCGACAGCTACATCTACAAGCCGGTCAACTTCGAACTCTTCAGCGCGGTGCTGAAGAGGGCTGTCGACTACTGGCAGAGAAAGGCGAGAGGTGGGGAGGAGGGCCCTTCCGCTCAGCCTCCCTCCTGA
- a CDS encoding ATP-binding protein, which translates to MSLPEPEREAEAAAAIGFDLSECVREPIHRLGMIQSHGTLLAAEADTGTVDTAALNTLLLLGIAAEELVGGPITRVLSPEHWDEALQVCAQHDAASLVLPVSVDVAGTPRMFDVTAHRHGSLVVLEYESRTVAAPHFPHFYQGVRRALTRLRSSTAVVECCQAAAREIRALTGFDRVVAYRFDGENGPGEVVAEDVAEGREPWLGLWFPASDIPPQARRLYRDNWIRVIADVDDTSVGLHPPLRADSGLPLDLSNSVLRTVSGFHLEYLRNIGVKSSMSVSVLREGELWGLIACHGHAAVTIPPEMRAACEFFGVAFSLQLGVIEEREQAKALTASRERLERIIFRVTSDLEDSLLAGDGALRELLHADGAVLCRGGRSTISGMSVPPALLEALRARAAGPAPGTVWSTDRLSEESGDQDDLVEDGPAGALMVTLSRSGDYLAWFRKARPTTRQWAADPSRPVQVGPRGERLTPRGSGAVFRAVVHGQCLPWTPTDRATAQELWRVLTGLVLRHEAELAALNEELRIINSDLDSFAHVAAHDLKEPLRGISNAATFVIEDAAAELDATTVRRMHTVRRLAGRMDDLLDSLLHFARLGRGGLHRTTVPLDRVLDSALDVAGERLAEAHVRVVRHDLPEVYADESRLYEVLVNLLVNAAKYAADQGDRTVEVLVDTLRPPSGGPPQQTVVVRDNGIGIPPGQQHQVFELFRRLHGQGERGGGTGVGLAIVRRIVERHGGELWLDSEPARGTTFFFTLGQEGG; encoded by the coding sequence ATGTCCCTACCGGAACCGGAACGCGAGGCCGAAGCGGCGGCGGCCATCGGCTTCGACCTGAGCGAATGCGTCCGGGAGCCCATTCACCGGCTGGGCATGATCCAGTCCCACGGCACCCTGCTCGCGGCGGAGGCCGACACCGGCACCGTGGACACGGCAGCACTGAACACGCTTCTCCTGCTGGGGATTGCTGCCGAGGAGTTGGTCGGAGGGCCCATCACGCGGGTCCTGTCCCCCGAGCACTGGGACGAGGCGCTCCAGGTCTGCGCTCAGCACGATGCGGCAAGCCTGGTCCTCCCCGTCTCCGTCGATGTGGCGGGCACCCCCCGGATGTTCGACGTGACCGCGCACCGGCACGGGTCTCTGGTCGTTCTGGAGTACGAGTCGCGCACCGTCGCGGCGCCACACTTCCCGCACTTCTACCAGGGGGTCCGGCGAGCTCTGACGCGTCTGCGGTCCTCGACGGCTGTAGTCGAGTGCTGCCAGGCGGCCGCCCGTGAGATCCGGGCTCTCACAGGCTTCGACCGCGTGGTCGCCTACCGCTTCGACGGGGAGAACGGGCCGGGAGAGGTGGTCGCCGAGGACGTCGCCGAGGGCCGCGAGCCCTGGCTCGGACTCTGGTTCCCCGCCAGCGACATCCCGCCCCAGGCGAGGAGGCTCTACCGCGACAACTGGATCCGGGTCATCGCCGACGTGGACGACACCAGCGTGGGTCTGCACCCTCCGCTCCGAGCGGATTCGGGCCTGCCACTGGACCTGTCGAACTCCGTGCTGCGCACGGTGTCCGGCTTCCACCTGGAGTACCTGCGGAACATCGGTGTGAAGTCGTCGATGTCGGTGAGCGTCCTCCGGGAAGGCGAGCTCTGGGGGCTGATCGCCTGCCACGGCCACGCTGCTGTCACCATCCCCCCGGAAATGCGGGCGGCGTGCGAGTTCTTCGGCGTGGCCTTCTCCCTCCAACTCGGCGTCATCGAGGAACGGGAGCAGGCCAAGGCACTCACCGCATCCCGCGAGCGCCTCGAACGGATCATCTTTCGGGTCACATCGGACTTGGAGGACTCACTCCTGGCAGGTGACGGCGCCCTCAGAGAGCTGCTGCACGCCGACGGCGCGGTGCTCTGCCGCGGTGGCCGGAGCACCATCAGCGGGATGAGCGTTCCTCCCGCACTGCTGGAGGCCCTTCGGGCACGCGCAGCAGGGCCGGCACCCGGCACGGTCTGGAGTACGGACCGCCTGTCGGAGGAGTCGGGTGATCAGGACGACCTGGTGGAAGACGGCCCGGCAGGGGCCCTGATGGTGACGCTGAGCCGCTCGGGCGACTACCTCGCCTGGTTCCGCAAGGCCCGCCCGACCACCCGCCAATGGGCCGCCGACCCCTCCAGGCCCGTCCAGGTCGGGCCACGGGGCGAACGGCTCACCCCTCGCGGCTCAGGTGCCGTATTCCGCGCGGTGGTACATGGACAGTGCCTGCCCTGGACGCCCACCGACCGTGCCACCGCACAGGAGCTCTGGCGCGTGCTGACAGGACTCGTACTGCGGCACGAGGCGGAGCTGGCAGCGTTGAACGAAGAGCTGCGCATCATCAACTCCGACCTCGACTCATTCGCTCACGTGGCAGCTCACGACCTGAAGGAGCCGCTACGAGGCATCTCCAACGCCGCGACCTTCGTCATCGAGGACGCCGCCGCGGAGCTCGATGCGACTACCGTCCGCCGGATGCACACCGTGCGACGACTGGCCGGCCGGATGGACGACCTGCTCGACTCACTGCTGCACTTCGCCCGACTGGGCCGAGGCGGGCTTCACCGCACCACCGTCCCACTGGACCGCGTACTGGATTCCGCGCTCGACGTGGCCGGCGAACGCCTGGCCGAAGCCCACGTGCGGGTCGTCCGACATGACCTGCCCGAGGTGTACGCCGATGAGAGCCGGCTCTACGAAGTGCTGGTCAACCTCCTGGTGAATGCGGCCAAGTACGCCGCTGACCAGGGTGACCGTACGGTCGAGGTCCTGGTCGACACGCTTCGCCCACCGTCCGGCGGGCCTCCACAGCAGACCGTCGTGGTCCGGGACAACGGCATCGGCATCCCGCCCGGCCAGCAGCACCAGGTCTTCGAGCTCTTCCGCAGACTGCACGGGCAGGGCGAGCGCGGGGGCGGCACGGGCGTGGGGCTCGCGATCGTCAGGCGGATCGTCGAGCGCCACGGCGGCGAGCTGTGGCTCGACAGCGAACCAGCCCGTGGGACGACGTTCTTCTTCACCCTGGGTCAGGAGGGAGGCTGA
- a CDS encoding NIPSNAP family protein: MITIHLKYEIDADKLEDFEEYGRRWVRLVNRFGGTHHGYFLPSEGDSDIAYALFSFPSLAVYEQYRSDSMSDPECRQAFDLARETRCIKRYERRFLRPLDDLS; this comes from the coding sequence ATGATCACCATTCACCTGAAGTACGAGATCGACGCCGACAAGCTTGAGGACTTCGAGGAGTACGGTCGCCGCTGGGTCCGGCTCGTCAACCGGTTCGGCGGGACGCACCACGGCTACTTCCTGCCGAGTGAGGGCGACAGCGACATTGCCTACGCCTTGTTCTCCTTCCCCAGTCTGGCCGTGTACGAGCAGTACCGCTCGGACAGCATGTCCGACCCGGAGTGCCGGCAAGCGTTCGACCTGGCTCGTGAGACCCGCTGCATCAAGCGCTACGAGCGACGGTTCCTCAGGCCGCTCGACGACCTGTCCTAG
- a CDS encoding NAD(P)H-binding protein, with protein sequence MTAQSTHGTSSDILVLGATGKTGRRLTARLRDTGTARVRAASRSGEVVFDWSLPHTWGPALAGAGAVYLVAPDDPSPVREFVRQAEAAGVHRFVALSGHGIEKAGDDFGRGMAAGEEAVRESAAEWTVLRPNNFFQNFDEDLWLAPLRAGRLGLPIGEMPEPFVDADDVAAVAARVLTEEGHAGRTYELSGPRAITFAEATRTIAEAAGRPIRFEELTPAAHRAELLAEGWPEAAADALGAMFALHRAGHTAEVTDDVRRVLGREPADLEPWAHRVAARGTWAP encoded by the coding sequence ATGACAGCGCAGAGCACACACGGCACCTCGTCCGACATCCTCGTCCTCGGCGCCACCGGCAAGACCGGCCGCCGTCTCACCGCGCGGCTGCGTGACACGGGCACCGCCCGTGTCCGGGCCGCCTCCCGCTCCGGTGAGGTCGTCTTCGACTGGTCCCTGCCCCACACCTGGGGACCCGCGCTCGCCGGAGCGGGCGCGGTCTACCTCGTCGCACCCGATGACCCCTCACCTGTGCGGGAGTTCGTGCGGCAGGCGGAAGCAGCCGGGGTCCATCGCTTCGTGGCCCTCTCCGGCCACGGCATCGAGAAGGCGGGCGACGACTTCGGCCGGGGCATGGCCGCCGGTGAGGAGGCTGTCCGCGAGTCCGCTGCCGAGTGGACCGTCCTGCGGCCCAACAACTTCTTCCAGAACTTCGACGAGGACCTGTGGCTGGCGCCGCTCCGGGCGGGACGCCTCGGCCTGCCGATCGGAGAGATGCCGGAACCGTTCGTCGATGCCGACGACGTGGCGGCTGTCGCGGCGAGGGTGCTCACCGAGGAGGGCCACGCGGGCCGCACGTACGAACTGTCCGGCCCCCGGGCGATCACCTTCGCCGAGGCCACCCGGACGATCGCCGAGGCGGCCGGCCGGCCCATCCGCTTCGAGGAGCTCACCCCCGCCGCCCACCGGGCCGAACTCCTCGCCGAGGGCTGGCCGGAGGCCGCCGCGGACGCGCTCGGCGCCATGTTCGCCCTGCACCGGGCGGGCCACACGGCCGAGGTGACCGACGACGTCCGCCGGGTGCTGGGTCGCGAGCCCGCCGACCTGGAGCCGTGGGCACACCGCGTCGCCGCCCGGGGCACCTGGGCGCCGTAA
- a CDS encoding AraC family transcriptional regulator, producing the protein MDVFDELLRGVRGKGAVFGRSVLRPPWSLRFTDGAYLTLCLPLRGAGWIVPEAGEARHVALGEAAVVRGPAPFSFTDDPAEGTASGVREVRWGDGASDPVARDLEFGGHTVLLAAAFDVRTQVPQRLLRALPPVLVVPDEHDCSPMRDYLEAQIVGSRPGHQTVLDRLLDWLLVCTLRDWFDRPEAEPPGWYGALGDEVAGPALRAIHEDPAHPWTTAELAGRAGVSRTTLAKRFTELVGDGPVAYLTEWRMTLAADLLTRPELTVAAVARRVGYADAFGFSAAFKRVRGESPSAYRQEAATTRVPDRTVPAG; encoded by the coding sequence ATGGACGTCTTCGACGAGTTGCTGCGGGGCGTGCGGGGCAAGGGCGCGGTGTTCGGCCGTTCGGTGCTCCGGCCGCCCTGGTCGCTGCGCTTCACGGACGGCGCGTACCTCACTCTGTGCCTCCCGCTGCGTGGCGCCGGGTGGATCGTGCCGGAGGCCGGGGAGGCACGGCACGTGGCGCTCGGCGAGGCCGCGGTCGTACGGGGACCCGCGCCGTTCTCCTTCACCGACGACCCGGCGGAGGGGACGGCGTCGGGCGTGCGCGAGGTGCGCTGGGGCGACGGCGCGTCGGACCCGGTGGCCCGGGATCTCGAATTCGGCGGCCACACCGTGCTGCTGGCCGCCGCGTTCGACGTACGGACCCAGGTCCCGCAGCGGCTCCTGCGCGCTCTGCCGCCGGTCCTGGTGGTGCCCGACGAACACGACTGCTCACCGATGCGCGACTACCTGGAGGCCCAGATCGTCGGCAGCCGGCCGGGGCACCAGACCGTGCTCGACCGGCTTCTCGACTGGCTGCTGGTGTGCACCCTGCGGGATTGGTTCGACCGTCCGGAGGCCGAGCCGCCGGGGTGGTACGGCGCACTCGGTGACGAGGTGGCGGGGCCCGCCCTGCGTGCCATCCACGAGGACCCGGCGCACCCGTGGACGACGGCGGAGCTGGCGGGGCGGGCGGGAGTGTCGAGAACGACCCTGGCCAAACGCTTCACCGAGCTGGTCGGGGACGGGCCGGTGGCGTATCTGACGGAGTGGCGGATGACCCTCGCCGCCGATCTGCTGACCCGCCCGGAGCTGACGGTGGCGGCGGTGGCCCGGCGGGTCGGCTACGCCGATGCGTTCGGCTTCAGCGCGGCCTTCAAGCGGGTCCGGGGCGAGAGCCCGAGCGCGTACCGCCAGGAGGCGGCCACCACCCGCGTACCGGACCGGACCGTGCCGGCGGGCTGA
- a CDS encoding NAD(P)H-binding protein, with protein sequence MTQTDETPTDTTSTRRTVLVTGGTGKTGRRAVALLRERGVETRAASRSGDTLFDWTDRTTWQAALDGVDAVYIVPLDTSPSPTPAFVEQAVASGVRRLVLLSARGVDVPGYFGCSSEVGGPHTEGEAAVRSSGVTWTILRPGWFAQNFSEGVFLDGVRAGELALPTGDGTAAFIDADDIAAVAVAALTEDGHDGELYELSGPRALGIAEVLDEIAEVTGAHAVYVPVEESAYRAGLVAQGLPEEEAALWTDAMTPIRTSQEAPVTDGVRRALGRPPRDIGDFARDAAAEGVWS encoded by the coding sequence ATGACACAGACCGACGAAACGCCTACGGACACGACGAGCACCCGGAGGACCGTCCTGGTGACGGGCGGCACCGGCAAGACGGGCCGCAGGGCGGTGGCCCTGCTCCGCGAACGGGGAGTGGAGACCCGAGCGGCCTCACGGTCCGGGGACACCCTCTTCGACTGGACGGACCGGACGACCTGGCAGGCGGCCCTCGACGGGGTCGACGCCGTCTACATCGTCCCGCTGGACACGTCGCCCTCCCCCACACCCGCCTTCGTCGAGCAGGCCGTCGCGAGCGGAGTCCGACGGCTGGTGCTGCTCTCGGCCCGGGGTGTGGACGTGCCCGGCTACTTCGGCTGCTCGTCCGAGGTGGGTGGCCCCCACACGGAGGGCGAGGCGGCCGTCCGATCCTCCGGTGTCACCTGGACGATCCTGCGGCCCGGCTGGTTCGCACAGAACTTCAGCGAGGGCGTCTTCCTCGACGGAGTACGCGCCGGTGAACTGGCCCTGCCCACCGGCGACGGGACCGCCGCGTTCATCGACGCCGACGACATCGCGGCGGTCGCCGTCGCGGCCCTGACCGAGGACGGTCACGACGGCGAGCTGTACGAACTCTCCGGGCCCCGCGCGCTCGGCATCGCCGAGGTGCTCGACGAGATCGCCGAGGTGACAGGCGCGCACGCCGTCTACGTCCCGGTGGAGGAGTCCGCCTACCGGGCCGGGCTGGTGGCCCAGGGGCTGCCCGAGGAGGAGGCCGCGCTCTGGACCGACGCGATGACGCCGATCCGCACGAGCCAGGAGGCTCCGGTCACGGACGGCGTACGGAGAGCGCTCGGCCGCCCTCCGCGCGACATCGGCGACTTCGCCCGTGACGCGGCGGCGGAAGGCGTGTGGAGCTGA